One Candidatus Eremiobacteraceae bacterium genomic region harbors:
- a CDS encoding PfkB family carbohydrate kinase yields the protein MRPQRDTLMGSGVRAAGVMRFSDDVRVTLRTRAKRKDEETIRKKIGNAALAREDTAQTIAFDYVTPLSVPVISPRVDTIDSVPVRVEAGNALVFGMLDCDVNVQADRVVFDPQSPAAPKFFKANGSRARELVVVLNEAEARRLAGENDLEAAAKMILSKDDAAAVVVKRGFRGADVYVSGGACHHVSAFETAMVFPIGSGDVFSAALAYQSLVKGSDLVRSVEFAARTVAKYFDNGGFLDIAIDEMSEHKPLEFRGGIVYLAGPFFSVPEEWMVSEVRRWLMGSGLEVKSPLHDVGRGGDEVAAKDLAMLDECDRVFAILDNIDPGTVYEIGYAQKAGIPVVGVYTAGKPGDRSSRLETPDERLKMVVGDAKNTYVYADLAAALAKVCCVSKA from the coding sequence ATGCGTCCGCAGCGCGACACGTTGATGGGATCCGGAGTCCGTGCGGCGGGCGTCATGCGCTTCTCGGACGACGTGCGCGTCACGCTTCGCACGCGCGCGAAGCGTAAAGACGAAGAAACCATCCGGAAGAAGATCGGCAATGCCGCGCTCGCGCGCGAAGACACCGCCCAGACGATTGCCTTCGACTACGTGACGCCCCTAAGCGTGCCGGTCATATCACCGCGGGTCGACACGATTGACTCCGTGCCGGTGCGCGTCGAGGCCGGGAACGCGCTCGTGTTCGGCATGCTTGACTGCGACGTCAATGTGCAGGCCGATCGGGTCGTGTTCGATCCGCAATCTCCTGCAGCCCCGAAGTTCTTTAAGGCGAACGGTAGTCGGGCGCGTGAGCTGGTCGTTGTCCTAAACGAAGCCGAAGCGCGGCGGTTGGCCGGCGAGAACGATCTGGAGGCGGCAGCGAAAATGATTCTGTCGAAAGACGATGCTGCCGCGGTCGTGGTCAAACGTGGATTCAGAGGTGCGGACGTCTATGTTTCAGGAGGCGCTTGCCACCACGTTTCTGCGTTCGAGACCGCGATGGTCTTTCCAATCGGCTCAGGAGACGTATTCAGCGCAGCCTTGGCGTACCAGAGCTTGGTCAAGGGTTCGGATCTGGTCCGTTCAGTCGAGTTTGCGGCGCGCACGGTCGCCAAATATTTCGACAACGGCGGTTTTCTGGACATTGCCATCGACGAAATGTCGGAACACAAGCCGCTTGAATTTCGCGGTGGAATCGTCTACCTCGCGGGCCCGTTTTTCTCGGTGCCGGAAGAGTGGATGGTTTCCGAAGTGCGGCGGTGGTTGATGGGATCAGGCCTCGAAGTAAAGTCGCCCTTGCATGACGTGGGGCGCGGCGGCGACGAAGTCGCGGCGAAGGACCTCGCCATGCTCGATGAATGCGATCGCGTCTTCGCCATCCTCGACAACATCGATCCCGGAACCGTTTATGAAATTGGATACGCGCAGAAGGCTGGAATACCCGTCGTCGGCGTTTACACTGCCGGGAAGCCCGGCGACAGGTCGAGCCGGCTCGAGACCCCCGACGAAAGGCTAAAGATGGTCGTCGGCGACGCGAAGAATACGTACGTGTACGCCGACCTGGCGGCGGCGCTCGCCAAGGTGTGTTGTGTCTCCAAGGCCTGA
- a CDS encoding 7-cyano-7-deazaguanine synthase, with product MLLLSGGIDSSALAVWKRPKLALTVDYGQRCFPGELRAARQVAAFLGLEHEVVRSDMARFGSGDMDGSPPAECAPVNEWWPFRNQLLITMAAVVAIKRACSEVMIGCVDGDGRHVDGSPPFIEAIDGLVGMQEGQVRVTAPSIGLSTLELLKASRPPNNVLRAMFSCHRAEYACGVCAGCRKAIATLTSFESLGSPA from the coding sequence GTGCTCTTGTTGTCGGGCGGGATCGATTCGAGTGCGCTGGCCGTTTGGAAGCGCCCGAAGCTGGCGTTGACCGTCGACTATGGACAAAGATGCTTCCCGGGTGAACTGAGGGCAGCTCGGCAAGTAGCGGCGTTCCTGGGCCTGGAGCACGAGGTCGTGCGTTCGGATATGGCCAGGTTCGGTTCGGGCGACATGGACGGCTCCCCGCCGGCCGAGTGCGCGCCGGTGAACGAATGGTGGCCGTTTCGCAATCAGCTCCTCATCACGATGGCGGCCGTCGTCGCAATCAAACGCGCGTGCTCCGAAGTGATGATTGGATGCGTCGACGGCGACGGCAGGCACGTCGACGGATCGCCGCCGTTCATCGAGGCAATCGACGGTTTGGTCGGCATGCAGGAAGGACAAGTCCGCGTGACCGCGCCGAGCATCGGGCTCTCCACCCTTGAGTTGCTGAAAGCGTCGCGCCCGCCCAATAACGTATTGCGGGCAATGTTTTCCTGTCACAGGGCCGAGTATGCGTGCGGCGTTTGCGCGGGCTGCAGAAAGGCGATCGCGACGCTGACCTCATTCGAAAGCCTTGGCTCGCCCGCATAG